One genomic segment of Mastomys coucha isolate ucsf_1 unplaced genomic scaffold, UCSF_Mcou_1 pScaffold22, whole genome shotgun sequence includes these proteins:
- the LOC116067956 gene encoding metallothionein-1, with the protein MDPNCSCSTGGACTCSSSCGCKNCKCTSCKKSCCSCCPVGCSKCAQGCVCKGTTTDKCTCCA; encoded by the exons ATGGACCCCAACTGCTCCTGCTCCACCG GCGGCGCCTGCACTTGCTCCAGCTCCTGTGGCTGCAAGAACTGCAAGTGCACCTCTTGCAAGAAGA gctgctgctcctgctgccctGTGGGCTGTTCCAAATGCGCCCAGGGCTGTGTCTGTAAAGGCACCACCACGGACAAGTGCACGTGCTGTGCCTGA